In a genomic window of Methylovirgula sp. 4M-Z18:
- a CDS encoding phosphatidylserine decarboxylase — protein sequence MSLVASVRKQLSPIHPEGYMFIAGFAVLTLILFYFSANLGWIGLILTAWCAYFFRDPPRVTPQRDGLVVAPADGYVCRLGHYVPPPELGLGEAPMQCVSIFMSVFDCHVNRAPTAGRISRIAYKPGIFLNADLDKASEDNERNGLLIDTPQGRFGVVQIAGLIARRIVCFSREGEQVEAGQRFGLIRFGSRVDVYTPEGVHLLVGMGQKTIAGETVIGDFMMADGQRIYREA from the coding sequence ATGTCGCTCGTCGCATCCGTCCGCAAGCAGCTCTCGCCCATCCATCCGGAGGGCTACATGTTCATTGCCGGCTTTGCGGTGCTGACGCTCATTCTGTTCTATTTTTCCGCCAATCTCGGTTGGATCGGCCTGATTTTGACCGCCTGGTGCGCCTATTTCTTCCGCGATCCGCCGCGGGTGACGCCGCAGCGCGACGGATTGGTCGTCGCGCCGGCCGACGGTTACGTCTGCCGTCTCGGCCATTACGTGCCGCCGCCGGAACTCGGCCTGGGCGAGGCGCCGATGCAATGCGTGTCGATTTTCATGAGCGTCTTCGACTGCCACGTGAATCGCGCGCCGACGGCCGGCCGCATCAGCCGTATCGCCTATAAACCCGGCATCTTCCTCAACGCCGATCTCGACAAGGCGAGCGAGGACAATGAGCGCAACGGGCTCCTGATCGATACGCCGCAAGGCCGTTTCGGCGTCGTGCAGATTGCCGGATTGATCGCGCGCCGCATCGTCTGCTTCTCGCGCGAGGGTGAACAGGTCGAGGCCGGGCAGCGCTTCGGTCTCATCCGCTTTGGCTCGCGGGTGGACGTCTACACGCCGGAAGGCGTGCACCTGCTGGTTGGCATGGGGCAGAAGACCATTGCGGGCGAAACTGTGATCGGCGATTTCATGATGGCCGACGGACAGCGGATCTATCGGGAAGCCTGA
- the pssA gene encoding CDP-diacylglycerol--serine O-phosphatidyltransferase, protein MSDTAQPSRRIPMRMIAPNLVTLLALCMGLYSVRFAVEGSFKYSVMSIAAAAVFDALDGRIARALKSASRFGAELDSLADFIDFGVAPALILYYWGLHNGGNLGWFVCVIFAIACALRLARFNVMIDDPKKPAWAGQFFTGMPAPAGAIVSLLPVYLDLSAYTQISPGKAAVPYEMAFVLLVAFLMASRIPHFSGKQLGRIPREYVVVVLVAAITLILLLWHFPMEALIVIATAYILLIPLSIRKYRAYVSADRRAADSGPGPQ, encoded by the coding sequence GTGAGCGACACAGCCCAGCCCAGCCGCCGGATTCCGATGCGCATGATCGCACCCAATCTGGTGACGTTGCTGGCGCTCTGCATGGGGCTCTATTCCGTCCGTTTCGCGGTGGAAGGCAGCTTCAAATATTCGGTCATGTCGATTGCCGCGGCAGCGGTTTTCGATGCGCTCGACGGGCGTATTGCGCGGGCGCTGAAGAGTGCCTCGCGCTTTGGCGCAGAACTCGATTCCTTGGCCGATTTCATCGATTTCGGCGTCGCGCCGGCCCTGATCCTCTATTATTGGGGGTTGCACAACGGCGGCAATCTCGGCTGGTTCGTCTGCGTGATTTTCGCCATCGCCTGCGCCTTGCGGCTGGCGCGTTTCAACGTGATGATCGACGATCCGAAAAAGCCGGCTTGGGCGGGCCAATTCTTCACCGGCATGCCTGCGCCGGCAGGCGCCATCGTCAGCCTGCTGCCGGTCTATCTCGATCTGTCCGCCTATACGCAAATAAGCCCCGGCAAAGCTGCCGTGCCCTACGAAATGGCCTTCGTGCTGCTTGTCGCCTTCCTGATGGCGAGCCGCATTCCGCATTTCTCCGGCAAACAGCTCGGACGCATTCCGCGCGAATATGTCGTTGTCGTGCTGGTCGCCGCGATCACCCTGATCCTGTTGCTGTGGCATTTCCCGATGGAGGCGCTCATTGTCATCGCGACCGCCTACATCCTTTTGATTCCCTTGAGTATTCGCAAGTACCGCGCCTATGTCTCGGCCGACCGGCGTGCTGCCGACTCAGGGCCAGGACCTCAATAG